A region of the Drosophila subobscura isolate 14011-0131.10 chromosome J, UCBerk_Dsub_1.0, whole genome shotgun sequence genome:
atgcatgtgtgtgtgtgttttatttaggGAATTTTTGGGTTGGTGGTTGTAGGGGGGGGATCTGTGGGGATGTGTGATAATTACTAGAAAACCGTCTTTGTAATCGTACTCGTTCTCgtttatacaatttatgctaattaaaatacacaggtaaaaatataatttcattgtttaataattgttttgtttgtttatgttttttgttttgtttttttttctcattacTTTTAAACCTAAGCCTAGCGAAAATCGTTTCAACgtgcaaaatcaattttgtggtgtgttgttgttgttgttgttggtgagtgttggtgttgttgtagAAAGCTATCCTTTTTGTTACAGGCATTATATATTAATTTGTACACATTTTCGTTTAagtatttttcattatttgaCAATTGGCTATGTGAGTGGGGGTGGTGGGCTAGGGGGTATGCATGGGGGGGGGGGAGTACAAAAATCACCCTAGGGGATTACACGAATATAGTACAAAAAGAATACAACGAATACAAGACGAAAACAGAATAcacaaaatgaatttctttaCAATAAACTGATCCTAACGCTCATCCTTGCTAACTCTACTCAAAcgatctctcgctctgtctcctCTACCGATCTGCGCTTGGCGTCCAGATATATatagtttatatatataatatatagtgttttatatatatgtatgcgaATTGTACAGTATACCGTTTATATatgtttctggtttttctttttggggtttgggggtttttgttttggatgtttctcttttttgtttgttgtataatttaaatttaaactaatGCTCactttgcacaaaaatttacacaatttattaatttagtttaatttaatttaattagacTTAAACGACTGCTCGCACTCTCCACCATCAGCTATCCAATTTGTTGTAAACTAATCctaatatttgtataattacacttttttctttacgttttgtttgctttgttgctgctttcggttgtaaatatgtacaaacttTTTACTTAATGCCTAGACATGCTCGCTTCTCCTCGCTACTCGCTACTCGCTCCTCCGATACTCGCTCCTCTCTTGTCCTTTTTTGCGTATTGTATATGCTctatgtgtttgtatgtataatatatgcctacgtgtgtgtgttgttgttgtggttgttgtttgctcctctcctctgcctttgccgccTACTCGTCTGTTCCTTcttgtatatttataaatattaaacactAGTCGAACGCCCAGgcctatgtatatgtataaaaaataatataggtgttaaaaaacaaacaatctTTGCAAatcgacagacgacagacactCCTTCTACACTTTAAACTTTACACTTGACAAATTCTCAAATAGTTTTGTTAATAAATAgtaatgctgttgctgttcaaGACTTATGGGTAAACcaaactctctctctactctctctctcgctactCTCCTTTCCTatactctgctgctgctttatgtctctccctttctgtgtgtttacAAGGCTCTCCGGTTAAGTAAGGCTAAGTAATCTgtgcgttgctgttgcttggttttgcttcaacattttttgtttcccaTCTTCTAATTTTCATCTAAGGCTAATGGTTGTTGCGGCTTGTTGTTCCGCTGCTTTCTTGGTGTTTGATTTCTGTTAACTTTCATTCTTTGTTAATTGcttaattgttgtttgcttttacttagttgttgtggtttgttggagttggagtttttgttgttggagttgttgttgtggattATACGGAATATGTATAGCTAGTGGAAGTATAGCAAAACGGAAGCATGCGACTGCGTTTGATTGAAGATTTGAAGAGAATTTGATGTCTTTCGGGGTGTCTTTCCCTTCTTAGGCTATAGCTGCCGTCAGATAGTACAGATCCATTAGTGTCTGCACATTGATGGGCAGGCAGGAGAGGCGATCGTGTGTGTTGGAATCGAGGGCCAGCCAGGAGAGGGCATTGTAACCCTCCAGTACAAAGCGTAGCACATCCGCCGTCAGACTCGAGTCCAGCGGATGATCATTCGCCGACTGATGGGCATTCGTTGAGTTGAGAATATCATCGGCTATCTGTATGTTCGGCACATGCAGATGGAGTGCGGTTTTCAGGAAGACGGGGCACACCTCCTCCAAGTGCGGACAGGCGGACCAAAACCAGGCGGGCATGCGGCCCGTTGGCGCCGTTGAGACCATATAGCCCACGGATATGGGCTGCTGATTGAGGGAACCCACCTGTAAAGGGATTAAAGAGGGTATTTTAGAGATTGTTCTGGTGTTAGAGTTTGGCTTATGGCTTACCTCTTCCACTTCCTGTGGCGGGgtgcatttgaaattgttgccacCAGCGCTCTGCCAGCTGCGATTGTCCTCCATGCGCCCTGGACTGCCATGATTCGACACTCGATCCATGTGTGCTGCAAAGAGGGGATAAATTGTGATTAGTATGTGCAGCTTATAGGCAGGAGCAACGACTTACTGTCTCCCCAGAAGAGTTCCCCAATGTCTGCATCGCTAAAGTCTTCATTTCCCTCCTCTTCAAAGGTGAGAAAATCATCATCCACCTGTGGCTCGTTCTGGAACTGGCGGGTAAAGGGCTGCACACggaaaatataacaaatattAGCAACAAATATCAAAGTTAAATCTCGAATCGAAGCACTTACCGCACAGACAGCACTCGTGGGAAAGACCAGAATGTGCGTACAAGTCACATCCTGTGGCGTGGAGAGTGGATTCTGCATGGAGATCTGCGAGAAGCGTTCATCGGGCGTAAACTGATCGGGCATAACGCGCAGCTTGGCATCCGGTTCGAGTGTGACCAAACACGCGCTCAGTATGGTTGGCGGATACATCAGGGTGCACTGCTTGCACATGTCTTTGAACTGCTTGGAtgccttctgcagctgctgcttgctcaGCAAATAGCTCCACGACTTGAGCTCGCTGTGTCCGATGCGACCGATGCGTCCAATGACCAGCCGCCACATTTGCGACGTCTGCGAGATGATGCCCATGACAAAGTCCATCAGCTTCTTGAGCGCGACAAAGCGTGCGGGCGCCTTGCGGCGTCGTGCACGATTCGGCACATCGATATTGATGCACACCTTCTCGAGCAGCTCGCCGCGTTCGTCCGTGACagtggccagcagccaggctTGGTCTTCGCTCAGGCAATAGTTGCAGTACATCACGGAGTAGCGATGCTCGTTCTGGCCATGCATGCTGCCCGCTGAGCGCGAGAAGTCCGTCTTGTCCGTCCGCTCGTACATGGGCGCCAGCACAAAGGGCGCTGTGTACATCTTGTAGGCTCTTCGGTTGGGTTCGTCCTTGGTCTTGAGGAACGCCTCCATGTTGGCGGCTGTGCCAAAGCCCGTCAGACTCTTCACCGACTGCGCGTGCACCAAATGCCGGCGACACTGTGAGAAGATGTTCAGCGCCAGGCACTTGATTTCGTCCGAGAAGCGTTTGCGATTGCCGCACGGCCCCAGCTCCATCACTGCCTCTAGGGATATGATTTGGATGTTCATCTGAGCGCGCACCGAGTCTGGCACGGCCTTCAGCAGCTCCGCATAGCAGCGGAGGAGCGCAATGAGAGCGAGACGTTCCAGTTCGCAGCTGTCCGAGGCGAAGGTGAAGGGATTCACGACATACAGCACAATGGCAGCTGGATTGATGTCCTCTAGGGTCTCGCCCACGCCCAGCGGGTCGCCCAGTATGAGCGCGGGCTTGGTGTCGCCACCAGCGGCTCCCTTGACCCCATCCTTGCtatcctgctgctggttgttgttgccgttgcctccgctgctgttgctgtccaGCGTGGGCGCGGCAGGCAGTGGCGTTTCCGTGCCTGGCTCCTGCTTGATGGGATCGCTGTGCAGTGGATCCGTGCCAGAGCCGGTGCCAGAATGGTGTCCGCCTTTGGTAGAGTTAACTCCaccgctgccagtgccactgccatcgGATGGATTGAGCAGCGTCTTGTCGTTGGGCACGCGACTGAGATAAGGAGCCAGTTGGTGCAGGAAAGCCACCGCATAGCGACGGATTTGCTCGGCAAGCGGATGATCGAGGGTACGCAGCCAATCGTCCAACGGCGTTTGCTCCCGCTCTGGCGGCACATTGCGACTGGCGGCCACCTGCAGGATGCCCTCCCAGCCGCGTATGGGCGTGTGTCTGCCCAGCTTGCACATCTCGTAGGTGCTGCTCAGCTCACGGAAGTAGCTGCGCGTGCAACCAGCCACATGCTCGTTGTCCGGACACACCACCACGTAGACGACATCCCGCGCGTAGGAGTACGGCTCCAGCAGGAACTTGTCCCAGTAGTGGATCGAGTGCGGGGCCACCGATATCCAGTCCTTCTCGTAACCCACCACCACCGAGGGTATGGGCTGGGGTTCGCACTGCCCGGAGGCACGACCCGCCAGGCGATGGAACTGGCGCCATGTCAGCGGTCCACTGACTGTGTTGTAGGAGCTGGCATCCTTGGAGCCCGCAGCACCGCCGCGCGACTTGCAGTGGAAGGCGTTCTGCAGCATCGGCTGAATGGAGTTCATGGTGCGGACAATTTCCTTGTTGCTGCGCGTGAAACCCACCGGGAGATACGGCCACTTGTGCACCGTGAGGCGCCCACTGCCGAGGATCGACAGCTTCTGCCGCAGCGCGGGCGGATGGGCGTGGAAGGCGGTGAGCTGCTGGCTTGAGTTTCCATGGAATTCCAACATGTTGTCCATGCGCTGATGCTCGAAGGCCATGCGCGCCTGCTCCAGCGCCAGGCTGACCACATCGTGGGCATCCATAAACTCCAGCACATTGGCAATGGAGGCCATCGAGGCGGCTGGGGCGCCGCCAGTGCCGAAGAGACGTCGCTGGCGGGACATACGTCGACGGTGGGACTGCAGGGCGCGATGCACagagctgctggaggtctgAATGATGGAGCATTGGTCCAGCAGCAGATCAAAGATGGCATGGGCAAGATGTTCCAGCTGCCCGGCGCCACCCGCCGCCGCTGTCGTCGCTCCGCCCGTGATCTTCTCCAGCGCGGAGGAGGTGCTCGTGTCGCCCGCCTTGATTTGGTTCTTGCGGGACAAACTTTGGATGAGGCTGAGCAGCGAGGGCTGCTTATTCCTTCCCGGATCATCGGCTATGCCTGTGATCTCCACCTCATCCTCGTAGAAGAGACCAGCGCGATGGGAGAGCCGCCGATTGACGACAGCGCTGAAGCCGCAGGTGCACTCCACGGGATCGTCGTCCACGTAGCCGGTGATGTGCGGATTGCTGCTGGGTGgcgtgcaggaggaggaattGGAGCCACCATTGGGCCCGTGGCCGTGCCCAGAGCCAGCTCCGGGCATCGACGTGGAGGCGGGCGAACCTCCAAAGGCACTGATCATCCTCAAGCCACCGCCAAACGAGGCAGccgatgaggacgaggagctgGGCCCGTTGAGCAGCCTCTGGCCGGCCGTGGCCGCCACACCAGCGGAATGTGCAGGAAACGGATTGAAGCTGACACCGGGCAGGGGCACGTACACCCCGGAGTCGGCGCCACGAATGTTGCCAATCTTCTGGGTGTCCgcgttgcacacacaaacgctgctgctgtcaaagTTGTGATCGCGGAAGACATTCAGCGCCGTGTCGTAGAGCAGAATGTTGACCAGCACCGAGTTGACTTCgggcagctcctgcagcaggccGGAGGGCACAGCCACCGCTGATGCTGGACCACTGGCAATGCCCGCATCGCCAGTGTAGGGCATCATGTGACCCATGTGATGGTGGCCAGCTCCAGCCGCTCctggtcctcctcctcccatgCCTCCGCCATGCATGCCCGTCTGCATGTGATGCACGCTCTGTGGCGtgtgcggatgctgctgcgcCTCCTGCGAGTTGAGTTGACGATTCAGATACGAGGACGTGGACGTTGCCGGACTGGCCACACCCAAATCGTATGGGTACGGGGGCGGTGGATGCGTGGGCGTCTGCCGCAGCATGGGACTGCTGCGTGGAAATGGCACCACGCCGGGTCCTGGTGATAATGGAGACATGCCCGCCCGCTGCATCAGCTGCTGCATGGAGCTGCCGGGCGGCGCCTGTGGACAGTTCAATTGGTTGAGCAACAACTGACTGCCGCCACTGCTCAGCGGCTGTGGCACGGTGGAGGGTGAGGGCATGGCCGTCTGCGGTGTCCGCGGCGCCGCCGACAACAGTtcgtgcagctgctggtgcttctgGTGCGCATGactggccgccgccgcctgctgctgctgctgatgttggtgctgctgctgctgcagcttctgctgatgcagctgtatgcgctgctgcagcgcctgattcttctggtgctgctgctgctgtgcagctGCCGCCTTAGCCAGCGTTGCCGCACGCGACTTGTGGGTGCTCCAGGTGGGCTTGTAGTAGCAATTGGCGGGCATGGCGATGCTCGGCAGCGTCTGGCTGGGCAGATTCGTGAGCGGCGCATAGCGTGAGGAGCCGACAAACTTctcctgctgcggcggctggtACACATAGTTCCAGTCATCGATGGGCTCCTCCAGTGGGCTGCCCAGCTCCACGTTGTACTCCTGCTTGAGCTGCTTCAGGCTCGGCTGTGTGGTGGGCACAGCAGTAGCGCCTGCCACCACCGTTGTCGTCgtcacagaggcagaggcagaggcaaccgctgcagcggcagcaatcaCCGCCGCTGGCACCTGTAtgggtggagctgctgctgctgccgccgctgctgccataaTACTGCTGGTGTCCACACTGAGATCCGTCATCACCACATCCGTCTGGCAGGGACTCGAGttcggatgctgctgctcgtgcgaCGGCGGCGTGGGAAACATTTTGGTGAGATCCTCCGCTTGGATATTGCCCGCCCCGGAGCTGGccacagctgcggctgctgctgcggctgccaccaCGGCACTGGCCACCGCTGTGCTTCGCTTCAGCTCGTCGATGGTGTTGGTCACGGCGCTGCAGCCGCCGTTTGACGGATTATTGGAGTCGGGCGGCGTATGGATCTGCACGCTGCTGCACTCATCATTCGAGCTCGTCTCGAACAGCTGCTCGAGATCGTTAAGCGATGGATTAAGGCCTTCGGCGGTAAAGAGATTccctccgccgccgctgctggcgcCTGTAGTCCCACCCGACGATGACTTCGTCTCCTTGCACGACGGCGAATGCAGTCCCGGCTCCGTTTTGATGTCCAGTCCATGgaagaagctgctgccctCGGCCTCTGCATCGCTGCCGTTGGccgtgctgctgttggcaatGCCCACGaggccaccgctgctgctgcctgttgctccTCCGCCTGCGCCACCGCTGGCCGCTGCCTGCACATCGAGGGAGAGCAGCTGCGAGCCATAGACCGCTCCGGGTGAGGGCATCAGCGGCTTGACGTGCGTGTGACCCTCGTAGAGGTTCTTGGCATAACGCGGCCTTCGCTGCTTGGACGTCTCCTCCAGCTTTGGCCGCTTCACGGGCAGGTAGTCCCTGAgggaatggaaaatgcaaatgtttaagAAATGTTTCTGGGCATCAGAGGATCTCTCCACTCACCAGTTCTCCTGGAATCGAAAGTCATAGATGACCTCCTTGAGCCACTCATCGTCGTAGAACCTGTCCGGATCCTTGAGCTGCAGCTTTGGCGGCTTGTACAGACTCAGCAGATTGTTGATGGCTTCCGCCGCGGTCTGCACTGTGTTGCCCCGCACCGAGCCGGGCTCTGGCTTGATGGGTATCTGCAGTGCGGCcggtgcctgctgctgcatctccaGTTTCTTCACGCTTATGGTGCCGCactgcgtcgtcgtcgtcgttgtcgagGCAGCTCCGCCTGTTGGtgctcctgcctgccctgTGGCTGATGCATTCGCACCGCTCGCCGTTCCGCCCGCTGTGGgcgttgctggctgctgctgttgctgctgctgctggggcggcACGCTGCCTGGGCCGCTCACCGATTGCGATGTCGCACCACCCGCCGCATGATCCGTGTAGGAGGGCGGCTCCACGCTGGGCGTCTGATGTACATACGGCGAGGCGGTGATGCTCTTGTTGTCATGCTGATCCGTGGGCGTTGGCGCTGGCGTGTTCTTGTCCAGCAGATGGTCAATGGGCGTCGGCGGCTGCTGTAGATTCGAAACGGACGTGGGCGCATGTGGGCTCATGTTGAGAAGCTGTTGGGGCAGATTGGGGATTAGTATGACAGCCAAAAGGGTGAGGGAGAGGTGTGCCACACTCACTTGCTCTGCGGGCGGCACGGATGTTGGCTGCGAATGCGCCGAGTTCGGATGTGGTGAGGGCGCTGGCGTCGCAGGTGAACCCACGGAGGCCACTGGCAACGATGAATCGCCGCCAAGGGAGTTGCGTGAGTACGTGGAAGCGCCGCCATGCGGTGTACCATGCGGCGTGCTGCACAGGTGTCTGTCgggggagaaagagaagagttGGAGTTTGATTAGCAGTGCTAGCTGTTGCCGCCTTTAGCGGGTTGTGGGGAGTTATATACAATGCTCAAACTACGTTTAACTATTGATTaatgaagagtaaataggcaCTTAGGGGGGGAGCAATTCAGCAGGAATTAAcaccccaaaaaacaaagttttaaaaactaaaaaaaccaCATCCAGGGCGGTTAGGGGGTAACCAAAAATGTCTAGGATTATATTAAGTATTATTTACAgcaaaaaaccataaaagaaaaatcagTCAATGCTAAATGCAGCTAGGTGGGCGGGAAGGATGCTGCGAGATGTCAtgcagaaaccaaaaccactaaaaacaaaaaaaaatgttttccaacaCTAAGTTATGCAGGTGGCGGAAGAGATGTAGCTACCCTACAAATTAAACCCCCATCACATCATCAGCCACAGATCTTTCATGAGTTGATCAAAAACAGTGTTGATTATGGCTGTCAAGTGTTGCGAAATGCCATTCACCGGAATGGAATGATGACACCACCCGTTGCTTTTGTGTTGTCAAGCAGTGTTTACACTGTCAAgcagtttttctttctttggcaCTTTCTTTTTGTCGTTTGTTTTTAGTGTTGGGAAAAACCATTCACCGGAATGGAATGATGACACCACCCTCCTTAAGTGTGTTGTCAAGCAGTGTTTACACTGTCAAGCTctgttttaaaaaatgtttacactGTCCTTTTGTCGATTGTTTTTTAGTGTTGCAAAATACCATTCACCGAACcgaaaaaaattgaaatgtgagAAGAAACTAGAACTAggaattgttttgttattgtaaAATGGCGAATGattcgtgttgttgttgtatatgtgtgtcgtgtgtgtatgtgtgtgtttttgatttgttaattattaaataGGCAGCAAAAGTGGGGAGGAGGTGGGTGGAAAAATAATGCTCAAATCttgcaaccaaccaacaaacaaaagaaaaacaatataaaaaaaatgagTTTAGGATTTAACAGAGCGGAGCGTGTTGTGtgtgagagacagagagagacagagacagagagatagacagaAGGGAAGACAGAGAGTAGAGAGTGGCGGTTAGAGAGAAGTAGAAcggaagaggaggagaagcagttTATAGCAGTTACTAAAAACGCTAGCCAGCACTggctctccacacacacacactcgctcgctcgcacacacacacacacacacagcaacaacacaaacctTGCTTTTGGTGTATTGGTGTCTATTGGTGCCGCCTTGTACCTGGCCgtggaggaggacgacgacgacgactgcgtCAGCGTATGGAGTAAACGCTTGTGGAACGGCACATTGTGGCGCCTTGGGGCAGAGGAAGAGTTGGAATTTGAATTCGAGTTTAGggtgttattgttgttggttgtgttggtgttggtgttggaagcagaagaagaagaggttgtgatgttgttgttgctgttggaatgatgcgttgctgctgctgccaaggcggctgctgctgctgccgctgccgcggcTGGTGTTCCcggtcgctgctgttgctgctgttggtaaTGATGCTGGAAGGATGACTTGGAGCTGCCAGCCGCTACGGCAGCACGTAGTGCCGGAGAGCCCAGCGGCTGCTGAGAGAGAAgagattgttgctgctgctgctgctgacgcttgctgctgctgcattgggCGCTGAaagttgtttggttttttttttaggttttagacacacttttgttttgggttttcacTGAGAACTTTCTGCCCTGTTTTCCCCCTGGTACGCGACCAAAAGCTGTCTGCTGTGTGATTTTTaggtacaacaaaaaacaaaaattccaaaaaagaaaaactttgggCTGGGGGTTTCTACCGCCTATCGCATGCATATAGAATATAGATATAtatcgacaaaaaaaagaagtaacAGTTAACTATCGCGATCGCACTGCTTGCTAAGGGGGTGGGGGTAAAAGGCATGCCATCAAAGCGGGAGCGTAACGGAACGTAA
Encoded here:
- the LOC117895736 gene encoding mediator of RNA polymerase II transcription subunit 13 isoform X1, with product MTHQNHQTNGASLEDCHTNFYALTDLCGIKWRKFVNGERPNASSEPLADPILRSYSRCIQADMLCVWRRVQSHKPDNTDPNALTFEITTSTKVHPPLSLAAAKELWIFWYGEEPDLSDLVDAELLRVAANQALWNGTWKGALTYECRSLLFKALHNLMERFVLTKDIVRFGKWFVQPCTSSDRLFGRSSQHLSFSFTFFVHGDTVCASIDLREHPAVRPLTKEHLAEAAAAFAAASASSQSGSGAGSGTGSNSGAGPGQNQTPDSNGASGTEPNEGTEAKAAPPAHARKVMLAPFGIAAILTGNSYKANDPVAEKILEDWASFFPQCNKDNTDVPPVVEVVSGGHKMYHPTNYVLVTDLDDMEHLEFAELQRVSAGVGSGAEAAVLSSLSCPPAAPPGAACQAKDGAASRKAVPQAVSALERLSFQPYYDQRPTSGFSFNTHNTHIPAAAAVEMPERAWQDCIMNTLHVDAAAAAATTGSSASAAAGVPDEDEQNKPPADSKQLVQQQIQQQQQQQRQKLWNFVDPMQKAPCICTNAQCSSSKRQQQQQQQSLLSQQPLGSPALRAAVAAGSSKSSFQHHYQQQQQQRPGTPAAAAAAAAAALAAAATHHSNSNNNITTSSSSASNTNTNTTNNNNTLNSNSNSNSSSAPRRHNVPFHKRLLHTLTQSSSSSSSTARYKAAPIDTNTPKARHLCSTPHGTPHGGASTYSRNSLGGDSSLPVASVGSPATPAPSPHPNSAHSQPTSVPPAEQLLNMSPHAPTSVSNLQQPPTPIDHLLDKNTPAPTPTDQHDNKSITASPYVHQTPSVEPPSYTDHAAGGATSQSVSGPGSVPPQQQQQQQQPATPTAGGTASGANASATGQAGAPTGGAASTTTTTTQCGTISVKKLEMQQQAPAALQIPIKPEPGSVRGNTVQTAAEAINNLLSLYKPPKLQLKDPDRFYDDEWLKEVIYDFRFQENWDYLPVKRPKLEETSKQRRPRYAKNLYEGHTHVKPLMPSPGAVYGSQLLSLDVQAAASGGAGGGATGSSSGGLVGIANSSTANGSDAEAEGSSFFHGLDIKTEPGLHSPSCKETKSSSGGTTGASSGGGGNLFTAEGLNPSLNDLEQLFETSSNDECSSVQIHTPPDSNNPSNGGCSAVTNTIDELKRSTAVASAVVAAAAAAAAVASSGAGNIQAEDLTKMFPTPPSHEQQHPNSSPCQTDVVMTDLSVDTSSIMAAAAAAAAAPPIQVPAAVIAAAAAVASASASVTTTTVVAGATAVPTTQPSLKQLKQEYNVELGSPLEEPIDDWNYVYQPPQQEKFVGSSRYAPLTNLPSQTLPSIAMPANCYYKPTWSTHKSRAATLAKAAAAQQQQHQKNQALQQRIQLHQQKLQQQQHQHQQQQQAAAASHAHQKHQQLHELLSAAPRTPQTAMPSPSTVPQPLSSGGSQLLLNQLNCPQAPPGSSMQQLMQRAGMSPLSPGPGVVPFPRSSPMLRQTPTHPPPPYPYDLGVASPATSTSSYLNRQLNSQEAQQHPHTPQSVHHMQTGMHGGGMGGGGPGAAGAGHHHMGHMMPYTGDAGIASGPASAVAVPSGLLQELPEVNSVLVNILLYDTALNVFRDHNFDSSSVCVCNADTQKIGNIRGADSGVYVPLPGVSFNPFPAHSAGVAATAGQRLLNGPSSSSSSAASFGGGLRMISAFGGSPASTSMPGAGSGHGHGPNGGSNSSSCTPPSSNPHITGYVDDDPVECTCGFSAVVNRRLSHRAGLFYEDEVEITGIADDPGRNKQPSLLSLIQSLSRKNQIKAGDTSTSSALEKITGGATTAAAGGAGQLEHLAHAIFDLLLDQCSIIQTSSSSVHRALQSHRRRMSRQRRLFGTGGAPAASMASIANVLEFMDAHDVVSLALEQARMAFEHQRMDNMLEFHGNSSQQLTAFHAHPPALRQKLSILGSGRLTVHKWPYLPVGFTRSNKEIVRTMNSIQPMLQNAFHCKSRGGAAGSKDASSYNTVSGPLTWRQFHRLAGRASGQCEPQPIPSVVVGYEKDWISVAPHSIHYWDKFLLEPYSYARDVVYVVVCPDNEHVAGCTRSYFRELSSTYEMCKLGRHTPIRGWEGILQVAASRNVPPEREQTPLDDWLRTLDHPLAEQIRRYAVAFLHQLAPYLSRVPNDKTLLNPSDGSGTGSGGVNSTKGGHHSGTGSGTDPLHSDPIKQEPGTETPLPAAPTLDSNSSGGNGNNNQQQDSKDGVKGAAGGDTKPALILGDPLGVGETLEDINPAAIVLYVVNPFTFASDSCELERLALIALLRCYAELLKAVPDSVRAQMNIQIISLEAVMELGPCGNRKRFSDEIKCLALNIFSQCRRHLVHAQSVKSLTGFGTAANMEAFLKTKDEPNRRAYKMYTAPFVLAPMYERTDKTDFSRSAGSMHGQNEHRYSVMYCNYCLSEDQAWLLATVTDERGELLEKVCINIDVPNRARRRKAPARFVALKKLMDFVMGIISQTSQMWRLVIGRIGRIGHSELKSWSYLLSKQQLQKASKQFKDMCKQCTLMYPPTILSACLVTLEPDAKLRVMPDQFTPDERFSQISMQNPLSTPQDVTCTHILVFPTSAVCAPFTRQFQNEPQVDDDFLTFEEEGNEDFSDADIGELFWGDTHMDRVSNHGSPGRMEDNRSWQSAGGNNFKCTPPQEVEEVGSLNQQPISVGYMVSTAPTGRMPAWFWSACPHLEEVCPVFLKTALHLHVPNIQIADDILNSTNAHQSANDHPLDSSLTADVLRFVLEGYNALSWLALDSNTHDRLSCLPINVQTLMDLYYLTAAIA